The sequence ATCTTCCCCATCAGTGATCAATACCGGTATGATTTCATTGACGTGTCAAAGCGTGGACGCACCGCCAATTTTGGACAGGAAACATACTACGGGCAGGATTTCCTGGTCAAAACGGAAGAAGGGCGCCTCTTTCCCATGTGCCTTGCTTACCCTCTATCGGAAAAGAAAGACGAACAGGCTTTCCAAAAAGAGAAAATGAATATGGACGGTTACACCACCATGGGCCGGGCGTTAAAGGTCATTACAACTTTCGAATCGGACCTCTACCAGAATTCGATGATTCCAGTCATTCTTGCCCACCGTCACGCGTCCATCAGCCTCACACCTGGAGGAAAAGTTTTTGACATCCTGGCCAAAAAGCACCTAGTGCATGATCACGAAAGAGGTTGTGCAAGGGGCTCCAATTTTGGACACGCATAATAAGCGCAGACCCGAGACTCCAATTCCTTCGCCGAAAGCAAGCCCTGAGCAGGTATCACCGCCCGTTTGCCATGTAGCCATTTCGGTTCGATGGGATTCAGCCAGGGGCTTCTTTTCGGCAGCAAACCACTCAAAATC is a genomic window of Deinococcus misasensis DSM 22328 containing:
- a CDS encoding transposase, with the translated sequence LGKQGKKALLLVWDNASWHISKQVIFWIKQYNREAKASGGVRILSGLLPKRSPWLNPIEPKWLHGKRAVIPAQGLLSAKELESRVCAYYACPKLEPLAQPLS